The following DNA comes from Rhodoligotrophos appendicifer.
CCGTCAAGAGAGTTAAAGCCGAGCGAGACACCGAGAGCTGCTGCCAGAGACGTGGTCAACCGGTCTCGGAGGTTCCCAAGCCGCAATTGCAGCAAGCGAGCCGTCCGCCAGCCATCATTTGTCCTCAGTGTCTCTCCCAGAAGTTCAGGATGCTCGTCTATTTGATTGATCACTCTTGAAAAACCGTCCTCAACAGACTTCCGCTCCTCAATTGCGGACGGAGTGTCCTCCAAAGCAGCAGACAGGCCCCACGAGTCGGGTCCAGAGCCACGGAAAACCTCATTCAAAGCTCGGAGATTGTCTGCGATACTGCGCTCAGCCATGTCGCTGCGCCACAGCTCGGCGGCGCGAGGATTGGCGGCGGATGGAGATTTTCCCAAGGGGTCACCGATCTTGACGTCCTTGATGAACTCAGTCTGCTCAGAGATGGCCTTATAGAAGGCAGTCACCATCCCGAGCGTATCGATCTCGGAGAATTGCTTGGCGGTTGCAACGTAGTCGCGCTGCCAACCCTCAGCCGTCTCTTTGGCCATCTTTGCCAGATTGCGAGATATTGCGAGGACGGCCCGGCAAATGGGTACCCCTTCACTGTTGGCATCAATGAGCTTGGTCGCCGGCGTCCCGTAGAGGAGACGCTCCAGAGCGGGGAAGCCCTGTATGGCGACGCTGACCCGAGAAAAATCCGGCACGTCAACAGACCTGTTGTCGATATCGGCCACGAGGCGACGCAGTTGCCGCTCGCCCTGTCCGTGCTTGTCGGGCCAGTACTCTATCCGATAGAATCGATCCGCAGCCATCACGGGGCCGAAACGGATATGCTGGACCCGCTGCCATGCCAGGAGGGCTGCCACGAAGGCGTCTCGGACGGCTTGTAACCGGCGGTCAGTGGGTGCTGCGCACAGTTCTCCGGTTAGCGCTGACAGCTTTGCGGTCTCGGCGGCAAAGTCTCGGTAGCGGGGAGCGGCATGTTCTACTACTAGACTGGTCGCGATATGGCGCATCGTCTCGGCAGGAGCCTTGGACCAACTCGGCGAGACAAGCGTCATCGGGACAAGCAAGCCGAGCGCCGCCAGCAAGAGAGCAAGAGAGCGTCTGGCCGGCCTGTACATGAAATCCTCTCCTAAAGGGAGTTCAGAAACGCCAGAAGCTCTTGGCGTTCCGCACGCGACATGTCGACAACCCGCTGCTTCGCTGCTTCGGCTTCGCCCCCGTGCCAGAGGATGGCTTCGAGGAGATTGCTTGCGCGTCCATCGTGCAGAAATGTCGTATGACCGCTCACCGCCTCAGTCAAACCAATGCCCCACAGGGGTGCCGTGCGCCATTGCGCGCCCGTCGCGCGTCCTTCCGTGAAGCCATCGGAGAGACCCGTGCCCATGTCGTGAAGCAAAAGATCCGTGTAAGGCCAGATCTTTTGTCCCGCGAGTTCGGGTTGAATGCCGGGCCCCGTGTCCGTGATGTAGCTCGGACGGTGGCAGGCCGCGCAACCGGCTTGATAGAAGAGCGCACGGCCGGCGATCACTTCCAGTCGGTCAGCCTGCCGACGCACCGGCACAGCGAGATGTTTGGAATAGAAGACGACCAGATCAAACATGGCGTCGGATGCCTCATTGCCGCCGAGTCTCTGGGTGTTGCCGTTTGGGGCATCAAGACAGGCGCGCTGTCGCTCCGTGCAGTCCCCCGACGGCAAAGGCACCACTTTGCTCGAAATCCCCATGTCGCCTGCAAAGGCAGCTGCTGCCTGGTCGGCGATCGTCGGCTGACCTGCCTTCCAGCCGAACCGGCCCAGCATCACCCTGCCATTGGCTGCGCTCCAAACTCTGTTTGCCTGACCGGAGATGCCGCTCGATCTATCAGCATTCCTTTCGTTGGACAGGATATCTGCCTCTGAAATCGCTTCAAGTAAGCCGAGACCGATCATCGGATTGGCAATCCTGGGCGAGGTCATGATGTCGGGCGAGAGGGGGCCATAGGTCAGATCTGTAATTTGAATTACAGGCTTGCGCAGAGACACGGTTTCTCCATCCGCTAGAATGACCTCAGTCTCGTCGTAGGTGACATTGATCCGGGCTTCGGGCCGGTGACCTTGAACGGCAAAATCCTGCAGCTGCGCGCCATAGATCGGATCGGGGATCACATTGGCCAAAGCGGCGGAGAGTCTCTCTTGGTCTCCGGTCGACTTGGCCGGAACCGCGAGACGCAGCAGCATGGATACCGATCGGTCCTCCGGACTGTTCAGAGCGGGAGGATGACCCCGGCCGTCTTTCAAGTGGCAATTCTGGCAGGCGCGCGCATTGAACAGGGGACCTAGGCCGTCGGAGGCCTTGGTGGACGAAGGGGCGGATACCCACTGTTTGCGAAAGACTCCATTGCCGATCTTGAAATCGAACTCCCTGGCAAAAGGAAGATTCGCGGATGAATGGGAGAATGCGTTTCGGTCTGCCGGAGCGTGGGATGTGGCAGCCCCGCCACCGAGGGTTTCCTCGGCGGCGACAGGAGGGACGGAGAGGGCAGGGGCGGCGGCACCAGCCGCCAGTGCGGTCAGGGTGGCGGCAAGTCCCCCTGCAAGAAGGGACGAAAGACCGAGAAGCAGCACCTGCTGCCGCCTGCTCGGTCGATGACGGCCAAATGTCACTGCACGACTGAGCCCGGATTGTCGAGACTGTCGGATCCCTCGAAACCCACATCCTCGAGGCCAAGAGCGTTGACCGCTTTTTCGATCTCTTGTGTCTGATTGAGGAGGGCCGTAATTGCTGCCTCGACGACGGCATTGCCTTCGGTGTTGTCGGCAGCAATCATCTGGTCATATCGCTCTTTGGTCATTGCGCGATCAGAAATCGCCTTCATGGCAGCAAGGGTGACATTCATGCTGTTTTTCAGCTGCTCATCCACGGCCGCATCCTTGGCGGCAACCAGTTGCGATAGGCTCGGACCCTTCAAGGTACTGCCGTCAACCCGCTTATATTCCCCGATATAGACGTTCTGGATGCCCAGAGCGTCGTAGAAATGCGACGCATGCGTGTTGTCCGAGAAGCAGTCATGCTCTTCTTCGGGGTCGTGTAGCATGAGGCCAAGCTTCATACGTTCACCAGCCAGTTCGCCGTAGGATAGACTTCCCATCCCCATCAGGATGGTCCTCAAGCCGGCTTGCGGCTCCCCCTCGACAACCGACGTTCGTGCCGCACCGGAGAGGCCCCAGGCATCCGACATGAATTTGAGGTCGGAGATCAAAAGATCAGTCGCTGCCTGGAGATAGGCTGCGCGACGGTCACAATGACCGTTGGTGCAATTCGCTGTATCGTAGTCGGTGACCGGCCGCTTGCCCGCGCCAGGACCAGTTCCGTTCAGATCCTGCCCCCACAGCAGAAATTCGATGGCGTGATATCCTGT
Coding sequences within:
- a CDS encoding imelysin family protein; the protein is MYRPARRSLALLLAALGLLVPMTLVSPSWSKAPAETMRHIATSLVVEHAAPRYRDFAAETAKLSALTGELCAAPTDRRLQAVRDAFVAALLAWQRVQHIRFGPVMAADRFYRIEYWPDKHGQGERQLRRLVADIDNRSVDVPDFSRVSVAIQGFPALERLLYGTPATKLIDANSEGVPICRAVLAISRNLAKMAKETAEGWQRDYVATAKQFSEIDTLGMVTAFYKAISEQTEFIKDVKIGDPLGKSPSAANPRAAELWRSDMAERSIADNLRALNEVFRGSGPDSWGLSAALEDTPSAIEERKSVEDGFSRVINQIDEHPELLGETLRTNDGWRTARLLQLRLGNLRDRLTTSLAAALGVSLGFNSLDGD
- a CDS encoding di-heme oxidoredictase family protein is translated as MLLLGLSSLLAGGLAATLTALAAGAAAPALSVPPVAAEETLGGGAATSHAPADRNAFSHSSANLPFAREFDFKIGNGVFRKQWVSAPSSTKASDGLGPLFNARACQNCHLKDGRGHPPALNSPEDRSVSMLLRLAVPAKSTGDQERLSAALANVIPDPIYGAQLQDFAVQGHRPEARINVTYDETEVILADGETVSLRKPVIQITDLTYGPLSPDIMTSPRIANPMIGLGLLEAISEADILSNERNADRSSGISGQANRVWSAANGRVMLGRFGWKAGQPTIADQAAAAFAGDMGISSKVVPLPSGDCTERQRACLDAPNGNTQRLGGNEASDAMFDLVVFYSKHLAVPVRRQADRLEVIAGRALFYQAGCAACHRPSYITDTGPGIQPELAGQKIWPYTDLLLHDMGTGLSDGFTEGRATGAQWRTAPLWGIGLTEAVSGHTTFLHDGRASNLLEAILWHGGEAEAAKQRVVDMSRAERQELLAFLNSL
- a CDS encoding imelysin family protein, producing the protein MKIMKTAIAAAVLGIGSMLASIGMAQATEVKEVLANYADIAKASYDDSLSTAQALNEAVKQMIASPTQSNMDKAREAWIAARVPYQQTEAFRFGNPMVDEWEGKVNAWPLDEGLIDYVDAGSYGSESDENPLYTANIIANEKINVGGKEIDASTITPELLEGLQEAGDIETNVTTGYHAIEFLLWGQDLNGTGPGAGKRPVTDYDTANCTNGHCDRRAAYLQAATDLLISDLKFMSDAWGLSGAARTSVVEGEPQAGLRTILMGMGSLSYGELAGERMKLGLMLHDPEEEHDCFSDNTHASHFYDALGIQNVYIGEYKRVDGSTLKGPSLSQLVAAKDAAVDEQLKNSMNVTLAAMKAISDRAMTKERYDQMIAADNTEGNAVVEAAITALLNQTQEIEKAVNALGLEDVGFEGSDSLDNPGSVVQ